A DNA window from Thermodesulfovibrionales bacterium contains the following coding sequences:
- the ychF gene encoding redox-regulated ATPase YchF, which yields MKLPITGLANSGKTTIFNALTGLGLPTSLYITREMEPHIATVKVPDRRLETLASIFKPARVIPATVEYIDYIGLTRGDVAHNRKVFDLVRDSDSIVHVVRAFENEAVIHPLGNTDPLRDLEAVEFEFIFGDLELVMKRLQRIEEAKKKGKKPSEEEIKVLLKCRDALESEKPLRFVQFSEEEQKILRPVQFLSDKPEVVVFNTDEYMNSRDRESLIEGAEKYFQKFSSTFKEKVRIIALSGKIEMELSQMTPEEQMEFLSGLGIDEPALNKLIRISYGLLNYISFFTVGEDEVRAWTIKDGTSAQKAAGKIHSDMERGFIRAEVVSFDDFIKEGSLAILREKGLLRLEGKDYIVRDGDIINFRFHV from the coding sequence GTGAAATTACCAATTACAGGACTGGCAAATTCTGGAAAGACCACAATATTTAATGCCCTTACCGGACTTGGCCTTCCTACGTCTTTATATATTACGAGAGAGATGGAACCACATATTGCCACGGTAAAGGTACCTGATAGAAGGCTTGAGACTCTGGCAAGTATATTCAAGCCTGCAAGGGTTATCCCTGCAACAGTAGAGTACATCGATTATATAGGTCTTACAAGGGGCGATGTAGCTCACAACAGAAAGGTTTTTGACCTTGTGAGGGATTCTGATTCCATAGTGCATGTTGTGAGGGCCTTTGAGAATGAAGCTGTTATTCATCCTCTGGGTAATACAGACCCGCTGAGAGACCTTGAGGCAGTTGAATTTGAATTTATATTCGGTGATCTCGAGCTTGTTATGAAGAGGCTCCAGAGAATTGAGGAGGCTAAGAAAAAAGGAAAGAAACCATCAGAGGAGGAGATAAAGGTTCTTCTAAAATGCAGGGATGCCCTGGAATCTGAAAAACCTTTAAGATTTGTGCAATTTAGCGAAGAAGAACAGAAGATACTGAGACCCGTGCAGTTCCTCTCCGATAAACCAGAGGTTGTTGTTTTTAATACCGATGAATACATGAACTCCAGGGACAGGGAATCTCTAATTGAAGGTGCGGAGAAATATTTTCAGAAATTCAGTTCCACTTTCAAAGAGAAGGTAAGGATAATAGCTCTTTCAGGCAAGATTGAAATGGAGCTTTCACAGATGACCCCTGAAGAGCAGATGGAATTCCTTTCGGGTCTCGGTATAGATGAACCGGCACTGAATAAACTTATCAGAATTTCCTACGGTCTTTTGAATTATATCTCATTTTTTACTGTGGGTGAAGATGAGGTAAGGGCATGGACAATAAAGGATGGGACAAGTGCCCAGAAGGCAGCCGGAAAGATTCATTCAGATATGGAGAGGGGATTCATAAGGGCAGAGGTGGTTAGCTTTGATGACTTTATAAAGGAAGGCAGCCTTGCTATATTAAGGGAAAAGGGACTTCTCAGGCTTGAGGGCAAAGATTACATTGTAAGGGATGGAGATATAATTAATTTCAGATTTCATGTGTGA
- a CDS encoding ATP-binding cassette domain-containing protein: MASIIKTESLVKDFGKLRAVDNLNLEVQEGTIFGFLGPNGAGKTTTINILCTLLKPTSGRAYINGYDCVRESARVRSSIGIVFQDTTLDKDLTAYENLLFHSYLYGLNRERAKKRIEELLHFMDLYERKDEPVRRFSGGMKRRLEVARGLMHYPRVLFLDEPTLGLDPQSRAGLWEHIVRLPETHNVTVFMTTHYMDEAEVCNRVAIIDHGRIIAEGSPEELKRLVGGDVVYLRTKDNKKAMEILSERIKAETGERDGEIFVHGIKGDMCIPELIKILGDQVISVRLQRPTLNDVFLKLTGRQIRDTAPEDEFKESIRAYRRRFDRG, from the coding sequence ATGGCATCTATCATAAAAACTGAATCACTTGTAAAGGACTTCGGAAAACTGAGGGCAGTCGATAATCTCAATCTTGAGGTTCAGGAAGGAACTATATTCGGGTTCCTCGGTCCAAACGGTGCGGGAAAGACCACAACCATTAATATACTCTGTACGCTCCTTAAGCCAACCTCTGGAAGGGCTTATATAAACGGATATGACTGTGTAAGAGAATCTGCCAGGGTGAGAAGTTCAATCGGAATAGTCTTTCAGGATACGACCCTTGATAAGGACCTTACGGCTTACGAGAATCTTCTCTTTCATTCTTATCTTTACGGATTGAACAGGGAGAGGGCAAAAAAAAGGATAGAAGAGCTTCTGCACTTTATGGATCTCTATGAAAGAAAGGATGAACCTGTAAGGAGATTCTCAGGTGGTATGAAGAGGCGTCTTGAGGTTGCGAGGGGTCTGATGCATTATCCCAGGGTGCTTTTTCTTGATGAACCTACCCTCGGGCTCGATCCTCAGTCCAGGGCAGGGCTCTGGGAACATATTGTAAGGCTACCTGAGACACACAATGTTACTGTATTCATGACAACCCATTATATGGATGAAGCAGAGGTCTGTAATAGAGTAGCCATTATTGATCACGGAAGGATAATAGCTGAAGGTTCTCCAGAAGAGCTCAAAAGATTGGTAGGAGGAGATGTTGTTTATCTCAGGACAAAAGACAATAAAAAGGCAATGGAAATATTAAGCGAGAGGATTAAGGCTGAAACCGGTGAGAGGGATGGAGAAATATTCGTACACGGCATAAAGGGTGATATGTGCATACCTGAACTGATAAAGATTCTCGGAGACCAGGTGATATCAGTAAGACTCCAGAGGCCAACCCTTAATGATGTCTTTTTAAAACTCACCGGAAGACAGATAAGGGATACTGCACCTGAAGACGAGTTTAAGGAATCCATCAGGGCATACAGGAGGCGTTTTGACAGAGGTTAA
- a CDS encoding ABC transporter permease produces MTEVKVVYVIIMRELIKFFREKGRLISTMVRPLIWLFFVGMGISRLVPQDVTGTDYLRFIFPGIIGMTVLFSAIFSSISIIWDKEFGFLKEILVAPVSRFSIVLGKALSGTILSTIQAMLIMILSPLIGIYPTLWDIVNSFFMIMLLSFSIATLGIVIASFYESLESFSMIMNFIVMPMFFLSGAMYPLKKLPLVLKYAATVNPLTYGIDGLKHILLNHAVFDFPLYLDILVLALSSLIFLSLSTYIFERSG; encoded by the coding sequence TTGACAGAGGTTAAGGTTGTATATGTAATTATAATGCGAGAACTAATAAAATTCTTCAGAGAGAAGGGCAGACTGATCTCCACAATGGTAAGACCACTTATATGGTTGTTCTTTGTGGGTATGGGAATATCACGGCTTGTTCCTCAGGATGTAACAGGTACTGACTATTTAAGATTTATATTTCCCGGGATTATAGGAATGACTGTGCTTTTCAGTGCTATATTTTCTTCTATATCAATAATATGGGATAAGGAATTCGGATTTTTAAAAGAGATACTCGTTGCTCCTGTATCGAGATTCTCTATAGTCCTTGGAAAGGCGCTGAGTGGAACAATTCTTTCCACAATACAAGCCATGCTGATCATGATTCTCTCACCCCTTATCGGAATCTATCCGACACTCTGGGATATTGTCAATTCATTTTTTATGATAATGCTCCTTTCCTTCTCTATTGCAACACTTGGCATTGTGATAGCCTCTTTTTATGAAAGTCTTGAGAGCTTCAGCATGATTATGAATTTCATTGTTATGCCGATGTTCTTTCTTTCGGGAGCAATGTATCCTCTGAAGAAACTGCCCCTGGTTCTTAAATATGCCGCAACGGTCAATCCCCTTACCTATGGAATTGATGGACTGAAACATATCCTTTTGAACCATGCTGTCTTTGACTTCCCTCTCTATCTTGATATACTCGTACTGGCTCTTTCATCTTTAATCTTTTTATCCCTCTCTACCTACATTTTTGAAAGGAGTGGATAA